The window GTCAACATCGAAGCCGGTGACCGTTCGCTGCTGGCCGCCGGTGTCAAGGTAGTGGTGCGCGCCCGCAAGAATGCCGACGGCAGTCTCACCGCCGCCAGCGTCAGCGCCGGCAAGAACGGCATCACCCCGCCGATGTGACAAGGAGGGCGACGATGTCCCGACCACCCGTTCTTCATCCGCTGGCCGTACGCATTGCCCACTGGCTCAATGCCTTTGCCATCGCCTGCATGATCAGCAGTGGCTGGGGCATCTATAACGCCTCGCCCCTCTTTCCCTTCAAATTCGCTTCCTGGATGACCCTGGGCGGCTGGCTGGGCGGTTCCATCGCCTGGCACTTCGCGGCGATGTGGCTGCTGGTGGCCAATGGCTTGTTCTATCTGCTCTATGGCGCGCTGAGCGGCCACTTCCGCCGCCACCTGCTGCCCGTGCGGGCCGGCGAGGTCTGGCGCGACGCCGGGCAGGCGCTGCGCTTAAAACTGCCGCACCAGCCCGGCGTCTACAACGCCGTGCAGAAGCTGCTGTATTGGGCGGTGATGCTGCTGGGCATCCTGGTGGTGCTGTCCGGCTTGGCGCTGTGGAAGCCGGTGCAGCTGGACTGGCTGGCCGATCTCTTTGGCGGCTTCGACTTTGCGCGCAAGGTCCACTTCGCCGCCATGGCGGGCATCGCCGCCTTCGTGGTGGTCCACCTGGCGCTGGTGGCCATCGTGCCCAGGACGCTCATCCCGATGTTCACCGGCGGCCATGACAAGAAGGCCAATGCATCATGAAAGACAAGGACGACAAGCACGCGCCGAAGACGGAAAAGATCCTGCTGGCCGACCATCGCCCGGCTCTGGTGCAGGTGCAGCGCCGCCTCATGCTGCGCTCGGCGCTGTCGCTGGGGGCGCTGTCCATGCTCTCGGGCTGCGACCTGCA is drawn from Herbaspirillum seropedicae and contains these coding sequences:
- a CDS encoding cytochrome b/b6 domain-containing protein — encoded protein: MSRPPVLHPLAVRIAHWLNAFAIACMISSGWGIYNASPLFPFKFASWMTLGGWLGGSIAWHFAAMWLLVANGLFYLLYGALSGHFRRHLLPVRAGEVWRDAGQALRLKLPHQPGVYNAVQKLLYWAVMLLGILVVLSGLALWKPVQLDWLADLFGGFDFARKVHFAAMAGIAAFVVVHLALVAIVPRTLIPMFTGGHDKKANAS